The following coding sequences lie in one Helicoverpa zea isolate HzStark_Cry1AcR chromosome 2, ilHelZeax1.1, whole genome shotgun sequence genomic window:
- the LOC124639712 gene encoding uncharacterized protein LOC124639712, translated as MKIIIAFLGLISGISAVPFLEKIVPSYYLQDERLVSGSIESAIQDASQSIKDAGLDPFHIKRESSSFALPVPVIFNYEAFIEEILSTGLSDIKIHRVNYNIITSRLNFDIELPLIHFSAGAAAAEGVLFSNNLDFSASGKVEIVSIRVTGQVRVSIGIISGISIRSITINLTLRDIVSDVNLVILGRDLSDEFNNFVGSTIPNTIKAHNKEINELLEIVLLEVINANL; from the exons atgaaaatcATCATTGCTTTCTTGGGCCTGATCTCAGGCATCAGTGCCGTTCCTTTCCTCGAGAAAATTGTTCCAA GCTACTACTTACAAGACGAGCGATTGGTGAGTGGTTCTATTGAGAGTGCTATTCAAGACGCCAGCCAGTCCATCAAAGATGCTGGACTCGACCCGTTCCACATCAAGAGAGAAAGTTCCAGTTTCGCCCTACCTGTGCCAGT TATCTTCAACTACGAGGCGTTTATTGAGGAGATATTGAGCACCGGTCTCAGTGACATCAAGATCCACAGAGTCAACTACAACATTATCACTTCCCGCCTTAACTTCGATATTGAGTTGCCTCTCATACACTTTTCCGCAG GTGCTGCTGCAGCCGAAGGAGTACTCTTCAGCAATAACCTCGATTTCAGCGCTTCTGGCAA AGTGGAGATCGTGAGCATCCGTGTGACAGGCCAGGTCCGTGTCAGCATCGGCATCATCTCTGGCATCTCAATCCGCAGCATCACCATCAATTTGACTCTCAGAGACATTGTC TCTGATGTGAACCTGGTCATCCTGGGCAGAGACCTTTCCGACGAGTTCAACAATTTCGTCGGCTCAACTATTCCTAACACTATCAAGGCTCACAAC AAAGAAATCAACGAGCTCTTGGAGATAGTTCTACTGGAAGTCATCAATgctaatttgtaa
- the LOC124642638 gene encoding acetylcholinesterase-like, translated as MRVVLAALTALAARALAGPHEHRARHHAPEHPPHFPAPAPPQPYRGHGEAVRYNPELDTILPRLEDHETSSKRAKFEDAETSSKRAKYDERFYSNHERADEEPMMADEPQLGPEDEDPLVVRTRKGRVRGITLTAATGKKVDAWFGIPYAQKPVGDLRFRHPRPAESWGDEILNTTTLPHSCVQIIDTVFGDFPGAMMWNPNTDMQEDCLFINIVTPRPRPKNAAVMLWVFGGGFYSGTATLDVYDPKILVSEEKVVYVSMQYRVASLGFLFFDTPDVPGNAGLFDQLMALQWVKDNIAYFGGNPHNITLFGESAGAVSVSLHLLSPLSRNLFSQAIMQSGAATAPWAIISREESILRGIRLAEAVHCPHSRTDMGPMIECLRKKSPDELVNNEWGTLGICEFPFVPIIDGSFLDELPVRSLVHQNFKKTNLLMGSNTEEGYYFILYYLTELFPKEENVGISREQYLQAVRELNPYVNDAGRQAIVFEYTDWLNPEDPIKNRNALDKMVGDYHFTCGVNEFAHRYAETGNNVFTYYYKHRSKNNPWPSWTGVMHADEINYVFGEPLNPGKNYSPEEVEFSKRLMRYWANFARSGNPSINPSGDSTKIHWPVHTASGREYLSLAVNSSSIGHGLRVKECAFWQKYLPQLMAATNKPEPPKNCTNSAAPVKVPYEIFGVGVVIATGLAKTTWFKYII; from the exons ATGCGCGTGGTGTTGGCAGCGCTGAcggcgctggcggcgcgcgCGCTGGCCGGGCCGCACGAGCACCGCGCGCGCCACCACGCGCCCGAGCACCCGCCGCACTTCCCCGCGCCGGCCCCGCCGCAGCCCTACCGCGGACACGGCGAGGCCGTCCGATACAACCCCGAACTAGACACCATTCTACCCCGACTTGAAGATCACGAGACTTCCTCCAAACGCGCCAAGTTTGAAGACGCGGAGACATCTTCCAAAAGAGCCAAGTATGACGAGAGGTTCTACTCGAACCATGAGCGAGCTGATGAGGAGCCTATGATGGCTGACGAGCCCCAGCTGGGCCCGGAGGATGAGGACCCACTAGTCGTTCGTACTAGAAAGGGAAGAGTCAGGGGCATTACGCTGACCGCCGCGACCGGCAAGAAAGTCGACGCGTGGTTCGGCATACCTTACGCTCAAAAACCTGTAGGTGACTTGAGATTTAGACACCCCAGACCAGCGGAAAGTTGGGGTGATGAAATACTGAATACTACGACACTGCCACACTCATGCGTCCAAATTATAGATACTGTGTTCGGTGATTTCCCTGGAGCGATGATGTGGAATCCCAACACAGATATGCAGGAAGACTGTCTCTTTATTAACATAGTGACGCCAAGACCACGACCCAAAAATGCAGCTGTTATGCTATGGGTCTTCGGCGGTGGATTTTACTCAGGAACGGCTACTCTAGATGTTTACGATCCCAAAATTCTTGTGTCAGAAGAGAAAGTTGTATACGTTTCAATGCAATATAGAGTAGCGTCTCTTGGTTTTCTATTCTTTGATACTCCCGACGTTCCAGGCAATGCCGGTCTTTTTGATCAGCTCATGGCATTGCAATGGGTGAAAGATAACATAGCTTACTTCGGAGGAAATCCACATAACATAACGTTATTCGGTGAGTCGGCTGGGGCAGTATCAGTATCTTTACATTTATTGTCCCCTCTGTCAAGGAACTTGTTTTCTCAAGCGATAATGCAATCAGGAGCTGCTACCGCGCCTTGGGCTATAATATCAAGAGAGGAAAGTATTTTGAGAGGAATTCGTTTAGCCGAAGCTGTTCACTGTCCGCATTCTAGAACAGACATGGGGCCGATGATCGAGTGTCTCAGGAAGAAGAGTCCTGATGAACTAGTCAACAACGAGTGGGGCACTCTCGGCATTTGTGAATTTCCTTTCGTCCCGATAATAGACGGTTCATTCTTAGACGAGTTACCAGTTAGATCCTTAGTTCACCAGAACTTTAAGAAGACCAATCTTTTGATGGGATCAAACACAGAGGAGGGTTAttactttatactttattactTAACTGAACTGTTTCCCAAAGAGGAGAATGTTGGAATAAGCAGGGAGCAGTACTTGCAGGCAGTCAGAGAGTTAAACCCCTATGTGAACGACGCTGGACGACAAGCTATTGTTTTCGAGTACACTGACTGGTTGAATCCCGAAGACCCTATAAAGAATCGAAATGCTCTGGATAAAATGGTGGGTGATTACCACTTTACGTGTGGAGTGAACGAATTTGCGCATCGTTACGCAGAGACTGGAAACAATGTTTTCACATATTATTACAAGCATCGTAGCAAGAACAACCCCTGGCCCTCGTGGACAGGAGTGATGCACGCTGACGAAATCAATTACGTATTTGGGGAACCCTTGAACCCAGGGAAGAATTATTCTCCCGAGGAAGTGGAATTTAGTAAGCGACTAATGAGATATTGGGCGAACTTCGCGAGAAGCGG AAACCCATCTATAAACCCGAGTGGAGACTCAACGAAGATCCATTGGCCGGTGCACACGGCTTCCGGTCGTGAATACCTGTCCTTAGCGGTCAACTCCAGCTCCATAGGCCACGGGCTGAGGGTCAAGGAGTGCGCCTTCTGGCAGAAGTACTTGCCACAGTTGATGGCTGCCACCA ATAAGCCAGAACCTCCAAAGAATTGCACGAACAGCGCAGCGCCCGTTAAGGTCCCATACGAAATCTTCGGCGTGGGCGTCGTGATAGCTACGGGCTTAGCCAAGACGACGTGGTTCAAGTACATCATATGA